A window of the Dyadobacter pollutisoli genome harbors these coding sequences:
- a CDS encoding DUF4136 domain-containing protein, with translation MLMLRSILTYSVLLLVIVIAGCSSGRKVFVEHDYSYETNFKDYSSYTFLECERDTNNLCTEIYEAIRRQMQVRGYKLTAEKPTLLVNYGIFYDNLRYQGYMQPVIKNWVDTENEGFRYEPIKYALDKGTLIVSLIDAESDQVVWRGYASGIFKGVESSNNHYRSVVRRIFDQYPLFAKGYDPRRYSEAVGR, from the coding sequence ATGCTTATGCTGAGGTCTATTTTAACTTATTCCGTTTTGCTCCTGGTGATTGTAATTGCGGGGTGTTCCAGTGGTCGAAAAGTGTTTGTGGAGCACGATTATAGTTACGAAACCAACTTTAAAGATTACTCTTCCTATACGTTTCTGGAATGTGAGAGAGATACCAATAATCTTTGTACAGAAATTTACGAAGCGATCCGTCGCCAGATGCAGGTAAGAGGTTATAAGCTTACGGCTGAAAAACCTACATTGCTGGTTAACTACGGTATTTTTTATGATAACCTGAGATACCAGGGTTATATGCAGCCGGTGATCAAAAACTGGGTGGATACGGAAAATGAAGGTTTCAGGTATGAGCCTATCAAATATGCGCTGGACAAAGGAACGCTCATTGTTTCTTTGATCGACGCTGAAAGTGATCAGGTAGTGTGGAGAGGATACGCGTCAGGTATCTTCAAGGGTGTCGAAAGTTCCAATAACCATTACCGAAGCGTAGTAAGGCGTATTTTTGACCAGTACCCGCTATTTGCGAAAGGATATGATCCGAGAAGATATAGCGAAGCGGTTGGAAGATAA
- the aroB gene encoding 3-dehydroquinate synthase, with protein MNQSVVIAPVGESLAAFLSSSQYSKVIVIADNNTKRHCYPILKAFLPKHSIVSVPAGEAHKTLATCEKIWEAMTNEELDRHALVINIGGGVIGDMGGFCAAVYKRGIDFIQVPTTLLSQVDASVGGKLGIDFQGFKNHLGVFNIPKSVLIDPVFLKTLPEREIRSGFAEIIKHCLIADATKWEEIRQKDFDRQNWQDLIAHSVKIKQEVVDQDPTEKGLRKILNFGHTLGHAVETCFLNKAANQRLYHGEAIAVGMIMESYLSFERKMIDQQTLTNIEEFLFATYGKVNIKPEDVEQIIALTRQDKKNKGKEVRFSLLKGAGQCAYDIVVSASEMRKSIAYYLG; from the coding sequence ATGAATCAGTCAGTAGTAATTGCACCGGTAGGCGAAAGCTTAGCGGCATTTTTAAGTTCATCGCAGTATTCAAAAGTAATTGTGATAGCGGATAATAATACAAAAAGGCACTGTTATCCCATTTTGAAGGCTTTTTTACCAAAACATAGCATCGTATCCGTTCCGGCTGGTGAGGCGCATAAGACGCTAGCAACTTGCGAGAAGATCTGGGAAGCGATGACGAATGAGGAGTTGGACCGGCATGCGTTGGTTATTAATATTGGTGGAGGAGTGATTGGGGATATGGGCGGTTTTTGTGCGGCGGTTTACAAGCGTGGAATAGATTTTATACAAGTGCCGACGACATTGCTTTCACAGGTTGATGCGAGTGTGGGAGGCAAATTAGGAATTGACTTTCAGGGGTTTAAAAACCATCTTGGTGTTTTTAATATTCCGAAAAGCGTCTTAATCGACCCGGTATTTTTGAAGACATTACCGGAAAGAGAAATTCGGTCAGGTTTCGCAGAAATTATCAAGCATTGTCTGATAGCTGATGCGACGAAGTGGGAAGAGATCAGGCAAAAGGATTTTGACAGACAAAACTGGCAAGACCTGATTGCACATTCGGTGAAGATCAAACAAGAGGTGGTGGACCAGGATCCTACGGAAAAAGGTTTGAGAAAAATCCTCAATTTCGGTCATACACTGGGACATGCGGTTGAAACCTGCTTTTTGAACAAGGCAGCAAATCAGCGGTTGTACCACGGAGAAGCCATTGCAGTGGGGATGATCATGGAAAGTTATTTGTCTTTTGAGAGAAAGATGATCGACCAGCAAACGCTGACAAACATTGAAGAATTTCTTTTTGCCACCTATGGCAAAGTGAACATAAAACCTGAGGACGTAGAGCAAATCATCGCTTTGACGCGCCAGGACAAGAAAAATAAGGGAAAGGAAGTGCGGTTTTCATTGCTGAAAGGAGCGGGGCAATGTGCGTATGATATAGTGGTTTCTGCTTCTGAAATGCGTAAATCAATAGCCTATTATTTGGGATAG
- a CDS encoding VOC family protein, whose product MSAPLISGIQQVGIGVQNVPDAWKWYRQVLGFDVPVFDEKAEAPLMTPYTGGKVQQRHAVLALNMAGGGGLEIWSFTSRTSQPANFKPEPGDLGINAIRFKAPDVRKAHDWIKSKSKEAVGPLVALPEGEGFWGNDPYGNTFQITSDNSWFQKTGSAVGGVAGVMVGVSDIDKSVVFYKNLLQPLEVVYDKTGVFEDLPVSIPGQRFRRMLLRKSFTPDGAFSRLLGDIQIELIQALDRTPKKIFENRFWGDCGYIHLCFDTLDMVTLKTKLQAQGYPFTIDSESSFGMESAAGRFAYLEDPDGTLIELVETHKLPILKKIGWFLDIQKRKHQRPLPNWMLKLMGLSRVKD is encoded by the coding sequence ATGAGTGCTCCGCTGATTTCAGGAATTCAACAAGTAGGAATTGGTGTTCAAAATGTGCCCGACGCATGGAAATGGTACCGCCAGGTCCTGGGTTTCGACGTACCGGTATTTGATGAAAAAGCCGAAGCCCCGCTGATGACGCCCTATACCGGCGGCAAAGTTCAACAAAGACATGCCGTTCTGGCGCTCAATATGGCCGGTGGCGGTGGACTGGAAATATGGTCATTTACAAGCCGTACCTCACAGCCCGCCAATTTCAAACCCGAACCAGGTGATCTTGGCATTAACGCGATCCGTTTTAAGGCGCCCGACGTCAGGAAGGCACACGACTGGATCAAAAGTAAATCCAAAGAAGCGGTTGGGCCTTTGGTAGCATTACCGGAAGGCGAAGGTTTTTGGGGAAATGATCCTTATGGAAACACTTTTCAGATCACCAGCGACAATTCCTGGTTCCAGAAAACCGGCAGCGCTGTTGGTGGAGTAGCCGGAGTAATGGTAGGCGTTTCTGACATTGATAAATCTGTCGTTTTTTATAAAAATCTTTTGCAGCCGCTGGAAGTGGTTTATGATAAAACCGGCGTTTTTGAAGATCTGCCGGTATCGATTCCCGGCCAGCGTTTCAGAAGAATGCTATTGCGCAAAAGTTTCACGCCAGACGGTGCATTCAGCCGGTTGTTGGGTGACATTCAGATAGAGCTCATTCAGGCGCTGGACAGAACGCCTAAGAAGATATTCGAAAATCGCTTCTGGGGAGATTGCGGTTATATCCATTTGTGTTTCGACACACTGGATATGGTTACGTTGAAAACCAAATTGCAGGCTCAGGGTTATCCATTCACCATTGACAGCGAAAGTTCATTTGGAATGGAGTCGGCTGCGGGACGATTTGCCTACCTGGAAGATCCCGACGGCACATTAATAGAATTAGTAGAAACTCACAAACTGCCCATTTTGAAAAAAATCGGCTGGTTCCTCGATATTCAGAAAAGAAAGCACCAGAGACCATTGCCCAACTGGATGTTGAAATTGATGGGATTGAGCAGGGTTAAAGATTGA
- a CDS encoding ATP-binding protein — MISRVLENRILRSLRFFPAVGILGPRQVGKTTLAQKLMSELNKPSIYFDLELAEDFQTISQNTSWVIENNVDKTIVIDEVQRLLPLFPQLRALIDRKREAARFILLGSASPDFLQKSSESLAGRIAYHELSPILASEADSIEIPMRTHWHRGGFPDALLAPDDGFWLQWQQNFIKTYVEQDLSKLGISISIPLLNNFLRMISHVHGSLLNYLTISNSIGISATSVKRYIEILEQAYLVRRLEPWFVNVSKRIVKSPKIYIRDTGNLHFLHNIKQPDDLTAHPIAGASWEGYVIEQVINVLDPAIQPFFYRTSNGAEMDLVLVDGLTPVVSIEIKISLAPALKRGSSESVNDLKTVNNFLVTPKGGNVAVKPGWLHCNLNELLQNLRTLKIINI, encoded by the coding sequence ATGATATCAAGAGTTCTTGAAAACCGAATTTTACGCTCGCTCCGCTTTTTCCCTGCGGTTGGAATTTTAGGTCCAAGACAGGTTGGGAAAACTACTTTGGCACAAAAGTTAATGTCGGAGCTAAACAAGCCTTCAATCTATTTCGATTTGGAGCTGGCTGAAGATTTTCAAACAATATCTCAAAATACCTCCTGGGTGATCGAGAATAATGTTGATAAAACCATTGTGATTGATGAGGTTCAACGCCTGCTTCCTCTTTTCCCCCAACTTCGCGCTTTAATAGACCGAAAAAGAGAAGCTGCAAGATTTATTCTACTAGGATCAGCTTCTCCCGACTTTCTGCAAAAGAGTTCTGAATCTCTTGCAGGTAGAATTGCCTACCACGAGTTGTCTCCGATTTTGGCAAGTGAGGCCGATTCCATTGAAATTCCTATGCGGACACATTGGCACAGAGGCGGTTTCCCAGACGCTTTGCTTGCACCAGACGATGGTTTTTGGCTGCAATGGCAACAAAATTTTATCAAGACCTACGTTGAGCAGGACTTATCGAAACTCGGGATATCTATTTCAATTCCACTACTGAATAATTTCCTCCGAATGATTTCGCACGTCCATGGATCATTGCTTAACTATCTGACAATTAGCAATTCCATAGGAATTTCCGCAACATCAGTTAAAAGATATATCGAAATTCTGGAACAGGCATATCTGGTAAGAAGACTCGAGCCGTGGTTTGTCAATGTGAGCAAGAGAATTGTGAAAAGCCCCAAAATCTACATTCGAGATACGGGTAACTTACATTTTCTTCATAACATCAAACAACCGGATGACCTTACTGCCCACCCGATAGCTGGTGCTTCGTGGGAAGGTTACGTAATAGAACAAGTGATCAATGTGCTTGATCCGGCTATTCAACCTTTCTTTTACCGTACATCAAATGGTGCTGAAATGGATCTTGTTCTGGTTGATGGACTTACACCGGTAGTTTCGATAGAAATAAAGATATCATTAGCTCCCGCTCTAAAAAGAGGATCGTCGGAATCCGTAAACGATCTGAAGACTGTAAATAATTTTCTAGTTACCCCAAAAGGAGGAAATGTAGCCGTCAAACCCGGTTGGCTCCATTGTAATTTGAATGAGCTGCTCCAAAACCTCAGAACTCTTAAAATTATCAACATTTAA